In a single window of the Thermotoga sp. KOL6 genome:
- a CDS encoding extracellular solute-binding protein, whose protein sequence is MKRFSVVILASLLLVSAIAFSSTVRVLLWDDAMTRALKAGLDEFERKTGIKVELELVPSGSMLQKTLLSVTLENSDYDLVAVDEPNIPMVAPLLLPLSEWPSTDYYPQPDMNDIMPLALEAGKWKGEFMGLPVNANIYVWLTRKDIIEKYKDEFKAEYGYEMKVPETLQELLDMAKFLSKKGIYGWAPFTKPTEGSTCEAIWMFRSFGTKVLEVTEDGYKIVLDKEKAVQAIEFYKELLKYAPKGALDYGHSERMAAFAQGQVFSMFNWPALIPDLENPEKSLVAGKIVYSAPPAGPAGRAAVRGAWIVGIPKAAKNKKAAAEFAYWWMALDTQKKLIPEGMTPARASLLLDPELQKERPWFAGIYDSLKYAVERPRFEHYPEVSQVIRVYWLKAISGELPAELAVDRMVIGIENVLKKYGY, encoded by the coding sequence ATGAAGCGTTTCAGTGTGGTGATTCTTGCTTCTCTTTTGTTGGTCAGTGCGATAGCGTTTTCTTCAACGGTAAGAGTACTCCTTTGGGACGACGCTATGACCAGAGCTTTAAAAGCAGGTTTAGATGAGTTTGAGAGAAAAACGGGAATCAAAGTCGAACTCGAATTGGTACCAAGCGGTTCAATGCTCCAAAAAACACTTTTAAGTGTGACTCTTGAAAATTCGGATTATGATCTTGTCGCTGTGGATGAGCCTAACATACCGATGGTTGCACCTTTATTACTACCTCTCTCCGAATGGCCCTCTACAGATTATTATCCTCAGCCTGATATGAACGATATTATGCCTCTTGCACTCGAAGCGGGAAAATGGAAAGGTGAATTTATGGGCCTTCCTGTTAACGCAAACATATACGTATGGCTCACCAGAAAGGATATTATTGAAAAGTATAAGGATGAATTCAAAGCAGAATATGGTTACGAGATGAAAGTTCCAGAAACTCTTCAAGAACTCCTTGATATGGCCAAATTTCTTTCCAAGAAAGGCATATACGGATGGGCTCCATTTACAAAACCAACGGAGGGTAGTACTTGCGAAGCTATATGGATGTTCAGAAGTTTCGGAACAAAAGTTCTCGAAGTAACAGAAGATGGTTACAAAATAGTGCTTGACAAAGAAAAAGCAGTTCAAGCTATCGAGTTTTACAAAGAGCTTCTAAAATACGCTCCGAAAGGTGCTCTGGATTATGGTCATTCCGAAAGAATGGCTGCTTTTGCGCAAGGTCAAGTGTTCTCTATGTTCAATTGGCCCGCACTAATCCCGGATCTTGAAAATCCTGAAAAATCTCTTGTCGCGGGAAAAATTGTGTACTCTGCTCCCCCAGCTGGTCCCGCTGGAAGAGCGGCTGTAAGAGGAGCTTGGATAGTAGGAATACCCAAAGCTGCCAAAAACAAAAAAGCTGCTGCTGAATTTGCATACTGGTGGATGGCGTTGGATACTCAGAAAAAGCTCATTCCAGAAGGGATGACTCCTGCCAGAGCTTCTCTGTTACTTGATCCGGAACTTCAAAAGGAGAGACCTTGGTTTGCAGGAATTTATGACTCTCTCAAGTATGCCGTCGAAAGGCCAAGATTCGAGCATTATCCAGAAGTTTCTCAAGTCATAAGAGTTTACTGGCTCAAAGCCATCTCTGGAGAGCTCCCCGCTGAACTAGCGGTAGACAGGATGGTGATCGGCATTGAAAACGTCCTCAAGAAATACGGCTACTAA